In Nocardioides sp. zg-1228, a single window of DNA contains:
- a CDS encoding GNAT family N-acetyltransferase, protein MPELVLPTTAVRESFLEAMDEFVAEGAEDSQTAAWIARNAPGWSDPDVFAAFVEAVRADALEETPRPRVHVPCTTLWWVDGEHYLGRIAVRHRLNDFLLEVGGHIGYDVRPTRRREGHATAMLRHALPWARGLGIDPALVTCDTDNIGSIGVIEAAGGVLEDVRGDKRRYWVATGR, encoded by the coding sequence GCCCGAGCTCGTGCTGCCGACCACCGCCGTCCGTGAGTCCTTCCTCGAGGCGATGGACGAGTTCGTCGCCGAGGGCGCCGAGGACAGCCAGACGGCGGCCTGGATCGCGCGCAACGCCCCGGGCTGGAGCGACCCCGACGTCTTCGCGGCCTTCGTCGAGGCGGTGCGTGCCGACGCCCTCGAGGAGACGCCGCGTCCGCGGGTGCACGTGCCGTGCACGACGCTGTGGTGGGTAGACGGCGAGCACTACCTCGGCCGGATCGCCGTGCGGCACCGGCTCAACGACTTCCTGCTCGAGGTGGGCGGGCACATCGGCTACGACGTGCGCCCCACCCGGCGGCGAGAGGGGCACGCGACGGCCATGCTGCGACACGCCCTGCCGTGGGCGCGCGGGCTCGGCATCGACCCCGCGCTGGTCACCTGCGACACCGACAACATCGGCTCGATCGGGGTCATCGAGGCGGCCGGCGGCGTGCTGGAGGACGTGCGGGGGGACAAGCGGCGCTACTGGGTGGCGACGGGGCGGTAG
- the lepA gene encoding translation elongation factor 4, with translation MSLTNAPQPGSTDPSIIRNFCIIAHIDHGKSTLADRMLQLTGVVDERASRAQYLDRMDIERERGITIKSQAVRMPWTVPAGNAEGAEPGTYVLNMIDTPGHVDFTYEVSRSLEACEAAVLLVDAAQGIEAQTLANLYLAMGADLHIIPVLNKIDLPSANVEKYAAELAGLVGCEPEEVLLTSAKTGVGVETLLNEIVKQTPAPVGDADAPARALIFDSVYDTYRGVVTYVRVVDGKLSHRDRIKMMSTNAVHEMLEVGVISPEPVKAREIGVGEVGYLITGVKDVRQSRVGDTVTSQHHGATESLGGYKHPNPMVYAGLYPIDGDDYPTLRDALEKLQLNDAALTYEPETSGALGFGFRCGFLGLLHMEITRDRLEREFDLDLISTAPNVVYEVVLDDGTEVEVTNPSEYPDGKVAEVREPVVKATILAPSDYIGTIMELCQLKRGNLQGMDYLSEDRVEMRYTLPMGEIVFDFFDQLKSRTKGYASLDYERSGEQAADLVKVDILLQGEPVDAFSAIVHRDAAYSYGVMMAGKLKELIPRQQFEVPIQAAIGARVIARETIRAIRKDVLAKCYGGDISRKRKLLEKQKAGKKRMKNIGSVEVPPEAFVAALSTTQPSDKPGKK, from the coding sequence GTGAGCCTCACCAACGCGCCGCAGCCTGGCTCGACCGACCCGTCGATCATCCGCAACTTCTGCATCATCGCGCACATCGACCACGGCAAGTCGACCCTGGCCGACCGGATGCTGCAGCTCACCGGGGTCGTCGACGAGCGGGCGTCGCGTGCGCAGTACCTCGACCGGATGGACATCGAGCGCGAGCGCGGCATCACCATCAAGTCGCAGGCCGTGCGGATGCCGTGGACGGTGCCGGCGGGCAACGCCGAGGGCGCCGAGCCCGGCACCTACGTCCTCAACATGATCGACACCCCGGGCCACGTCGACTTCACCTACGAGGTCTCCCGCAGCCTCGAGGCCTGCGAGGCCGCCGTCCTGCTCGTCGACGCCGCACAGGGCATCGAGGCGCAGACCCTGGCCAACCTCTACCTCGCGATGGGCGCCGATCTCCACATCATCCCGGTGCTCAACAAGATCGACCTGCCGAGCGCCAACGTCGAGAAGTACGCCGCCGAGCTGGCCGGCCTGGTCGGCTGCGAGCCGGAGGAGGTGCTGCTCACCAGCGCCAAGACCGGCGTCGGCGTCGAGACGCTCCTCAACGAGATCGTGAAGCAGACCCCGGCGCCGGTGGGCGACGCGGACGCCCCGGCCCGTGCCCTGATCTTCGACTCCGTCTACGACACCTACCGCGGCGTGGTCACCTACGTGCGGGTCGTCGACGGCAAGCTCAGCCACCGCGACCGGATCAAGATGATGTCGACCAACGCGGTCCACGAGATGCTCGAGGTCGGCGTGATCAGCCCCGAGCCCGTCAAGGCCCGCGAGATCGGCGTCGGCGAGGTCGGCTACCTGATCACCGGTGTGAAGGACGTGCGCCAGTCGCGCGTCGGTGACACCGTCACCTCCCAGCACCACGGGGCCACCGAGTCGCTGGGCGGCTACAAGCACCCCAACCCGATGGTCTACGCCGGTCTCTACCCGATCGACGGCGACGACTACCCGACGCTGCGCGACGCCCTGGAGAAGCTCCAGCTCAACGACGCGGCGCTGACCTACGAGCCGGAGACCTCGGGCGCGCTGGGCTTCGGCTTCCGCTGCGGGTTCCTCGGTCTGCTCCACATGGAGATCACCCGCGACCGCCTCGAGCGCGAGTTCGACCTCGACCTCATCTCGACGGCTCCCAACGTGGTCTACGAGGTCGTCCTCGACGACGGCACCGAGGTCGAGGTGACCAACCCGAGTGAGTACCCCGACGGCAAGGTCGCCGAGGTGCGGGAGCCGGTCGTGAAGGCGACGATCCTCGCGCCGTCGGACTACATCGGCACGATCATGGAGCTGTGCCAGCTCAAGCGCGGCAACCTGCAGGGGATGGACTACCTCTCCGAGGACCGCGTCGAGATGCGCTACACCCTGCCGATGGGCGAGATCGTCTTCGACTTCTTCGACCAGCTCAAGTCGCGCACCAAGGGCTACGCGTCCCTCGACTACGAGCGCTCCGGCGAGCAGGCCGCCGACCTGGTCAAGGTCGACATCCTGCTCCAGGGCGAGCCCGTCGACGCGTTCAGCGCGATCGTGCACCGCGACGCCGCCTACTCCTACGGCGTGATGATGGCCGGCAAGCTCAAGGAGCTCATCCCGCGCCAGCAGTTCGAGGTGCCGATCCAGGCCGCCATCGGCGCCCGCGTCATCGCCCGCGAGACCATCCGCGCGATCCGCAAGGACGTGCTCGCCAAGTGCTACGGCGGCGACATCAGCCGCAAGCGCAAGCTGCTGGAGAAGCAGAAGGCGGGCAAGAAGCGGATGAAGAACATCGGGTCCGTGGAGGTGCCGCCGGAGGCGTTCGTCGCCGCGCTGTCCACCACGCAGCCCTCCGACAAGCCGGGCAAGAAGTAG
- a CDS encoding HutD family protein — translation MGSVVRSEDVAPQPWAAGRSTIRELARGDDGAWRIGLAEVTADGPVPTSAGTLRVLTVVDGPVLDLEVDDEAHVVEPQRPFALPGDAAAVASVPEGAVRALDVVVDPTLVRPFVTVLELGRSSALPLAADQAAYVVSGTRDAIATGTLVIGPGEVTGRCTVAVVTLERIG, via the coding sequence GTGGGATCCGTCGTCCGCAGCGAGGACGTGGCGCCGCAGCCGTGGGCCGCGGGCCGCAGCACCATCCGCGAGCTGGCACGCGGCGACGACGGAGCGTGGCGCATCGGCCTCGCCGAGGTCACCGCGGACGGCCCGGTCCCGACGTCGGCGGGCACGCTGCGCGTGCTCACCGTGGTCGACGGCCCGGTCCTCGACCTCGAGGTGGACGACGAGGCGCACGTCGTCGAGCCGCAACGCCCGTTCGCCCTCCCCGGCGACGCGGCCGCCGTGGCGTCGGTGCCCGAGGGAGCCGTACGCGCGCTCGACGTCGTCGTCGACCCCACCCTCGTGCGACCGTTCGTGACCGTGCTCGAGCTGGGCCGGTCCTCGGCGCTGCCGCTCGCGGCCGACCAGGCGGCGTACGTCGTCTCCGGCACCCGCGACGCGATCGCGACGGGCACGCTCGTGATCGGTCCCGGCGAGGTCACCGGACGCTGCACCGTCGCGGTCGTCACCCTCGAGCGCATCGGCTGA
- a CDS encoding TIGR03086 family metal-binding protein, which produces MTQTTTSSPTPSPAHQLSLFQQRADRFARVLDAVEVAGGDWDVPSPCEGWTARDVVGHVIETQRDFLRQRDLDAGPDPDLADPAAAWRRQRAHVTSVLADGVAAREYDSYFGPTTIAATIADFYGWDLVVHGSDVARATGQEWTVSDEEAAALHATADGWGDTLHSEGICAPAVEVGPDASVTDRLLARLGRDPGWRPAR; this is translated from the coding sequence ATGACCCAGACCACCACCTCCTCACCGACCCCGTCACCCGCCCACCAGCTCTCCCTGTTCCAACAGCGCGCCGACCGGTTCGCCCGGGTCCTCGACGCCGTCGAGGTCGCGGGCGGCGACTGGGACGTGCCGTCGCCGTGCGAGGGCTGGACCGCCCGCGACGTCGTCGGGCACGTGATCGAGACCCAGCGCGACTTCCTGCGCCAGCGCGACCTCGACGCCGGCCCGGATCCCGACCTCGCCGACCCGGCCGCCGCCTGGCGACGCCAGCGCGCGCACGTCACCTCGGTGCTCGCCGACGGCGTGGCGGCTCGCGAGTACGACAGCTACTTCGGTCCCACGACCATCGCCGCCACCATCGCCGACTTCTACGGCTGGGACCTCGTGGTGCACGGCTCGGACGTCGCCCGGGCCACCGGCCAGGAGTGGACCGTCAGCGACGAGGAGGCCGCCGCGCTCCACGCCACCGCCGACGGCTGGGGCGACACCCTGCACTCCGAGGGGATCTGCGCCCCGGCGGTCGAGGTGGGCCCGGACGCCTCGGTCACCGACCGGCTGCTCGCGCGGCTGGGCCGCGACCCCGGCTGGCGGCCGGCGCGCTGA
- a CDS encoding AraC family transcriptional regulator, with protein MSSRTSAGGPRPVDPIDRAHLTGVSRPSPPIHRYAPSERLADLVDRHWIPVWSLPEPSTQSTLQHPVCLVVVSNTYARFYGVARGRSSVTLEGDGWAVGTMLSPAAGRLVLGRSVAEVTDTWIELRGLLPDPGLVDEVRAAMAADPHGPAAHLAAIGHVEGWLATHLPVDAPGLLVNRLVAWLGEHPEVTRVDELARAVGLSERSLQRLVEQRVGLSPKWLLQRRRLHGAVEALKAGAGTLAEVAADLGYADQAHFTHDFRTVTGMTPGEYLRDQPAPPSTNG; from the coding sequence ATGAGCAGCCGGACGAGTGCGGGAGGTCCCCGGCCGGTGGACCCGATCGACCGGGCCCACCTGACGGGGGTGAGCCGGCCCTCGCCGCCGATCCACCGCTACGCCCCGAGCGAGCGCCTCGCCGACCTCGTCGACCGCCACTGGATCCCCGTCTGGTCGCTGCCCGAGCCGTCCACCCAGAGCACCCTCCAGCACCCCGTCTGCCTGGTGGTGGTGAGCAACACCTACGCCCGCTTCTACGGCGTCGCGCGCGGCCGGTCGAGCGTGACGCTCGAGGGCGACGGCTGGGCGGTCGGCACGATGCTCAGCCCCGCCGCCGGGCGGCTCGTGCTCGGGCGCTCGGTCGCCGAGGTCACCGACACGTGGATCGAGCTGCGCGGCCTGCTGCCCGACCCCGGCCTCGTCGACGAGGTGCGCGCGGCGATGGCCGCCGACCCCCACGGCCCGGCCGCCCACCTCGCGGCGATCGGGCACGTCGAGGGGTGGCTGGCCACCCACCTGCCCGTCGACGCCCCGGGCCTGCTGGTCAACCGGCTGGTGGCGTGGCTGGGCGAGCACCCGGAGGTGACCCGTGTCGACGAGCTCGCCCGGGCCGTGGGGCTGTCCGAGCGCAGCCTCCAGCGCCTGGTCGAGCAGCGCGTCGGGCTGAGCCCCAAGTGGCTGCTCCAGCGGCGCCGGCTGCACGGGGCCGTCGAGGCGCTCAAGGCCGGCGCCGGCACCCTCGCCGAGGTCGCGGCCGACCTGGGCTACGCCGACCAGGCGCACTTCACCCACGACTTCCGCACCGTCACCGGCATGACGCCGGGGGAGTACCTCCGCGACCAGCCGGCCCCGCCGTCAACCAACGGTTGA
- a CDS encoding hydroxymethylglutaryl-CoA lyase: MSAPGSVTVLEVAPRDGLQNEETILSTDDKVELVERAVRAGSRRIEVTSFVNPARVPQMADADEVMAALPRPDGVSYAGLVMNGRGLDRALAAGVDEVDVVVVATDTFCRRNQGVGTAEACEQAATIVARARDAGVLTTVTIGAAFGCPFEGEVAEGRLREVVRRVADAGPDELALADTIGVAVPSDVSARVALAAEVAGPGVSLRLHLHDTRHTGVANAVAGLTAGVTTLDASIGGTGGCPFAPDATGNVATEDLVYLLDRMGVATGIDLAATTATTAWLEERLHKRLPGALLRSGGFPDQER, from the coding sequence GTGAGCGCCCCCGGCTCGGTCACCGTCCTCGAGGTGGCACCGCGCGACGGGCTCCAGAACGAGGAGACGATCCTCTCCACCGACGACAAGGTCGAGCTCGTCGAGCGCGCCGTGCGCGCCGGGTCGAGGCGCATCGAGGTCACCAGCTTCGTCAACCCCGCCCGCGTGCCGCAGATGGCCGACGCCGACGAGGTGATGGCCGCCCTGCCTCGCCCCGACGGCGTCAGCTATGCCGGGCTGGTGATGAACGGGCGCGGCCTCGACCGTGCCCTCGCCGCCGGAGTCGACGAGGTCGACGTGGTGGTCGTGGCGACCGACACGTTCTGCCGGCGCAACCAGGGCGTCGGCACGGCCGAGGCGTGCGAGCAGGCGGCCACGATCGTGGCGCGGGCCCGCGACGCCGGCGTCCTCACGACGGTCACGATCGGCGCGGCGTTCGGGTGCCCGTTCGAGGGGGAGGTCGCTGAGGGCAGGCTGCGCGAGGTGGTGCGCCGCGTCGCCGACGCGGGCCCCGACGAGCTGGCGCTGGCCGACACGATCGGGGTGGCGGTGCCCAGCGACGTCTCGGCCCGGGTGGCCCTGGCCGCCGAGGTCGCCGGTCCGGGGGTGTCGCTGCGCCTGCACCTGCACGACACCCGCCACACCGGAGTGGCCAACGCCGTGGCCGGGCTCACCGCCGGCGTCACCACCCTCGACGCCAGCATCGGCGGCACGGGCGGGTGTCCCTTCGCCCCCGACGCGACGGGCAACGTCGCCACCGAGGACCTCGTCTACCTCCTCGACCGGATGGGCGTGGCCACCGGCATCGACCTGGCCGCCACCACCGCGACGACGGCCTGGCTGGAGGAGCGGCTGCACAAGCGTCTGCCCGGCGCCCTGCTCAGGTCCGGCGGCTTCCCCGACCAGGAGCGCTAG
- a CDS encoding isochorismatase family protein, whose protein sequence is MGDQPSEAGTPQPFGGSLRPGAVPAVLAVDMMRAYFDPASALCLPSDACLDSAARVLACARQQGVPVVHTRVRYAAGGADGGVFFRKVPALRDLVGDGPMGELVPQVAPSDDELVVVKQYASAFFGTTLASTLHAWGVDTVVVVGVSTSGCIRASAVDAVQHGFVPLVVADAVGDREPGPHHANLHDLSTKYAEVVDEATALAYLADRPAPGAPA, encoded by the coding sequence GTGGGCGACCAGCCCTCCGAGGCCGGGACGCCGCAGCCCTTCGGGGGCTCGCTGCGTCCCGGCGCGGTCCCGGCGGTGCTCGCGGTCGACATGATGCGCGCCTACTTCGACCCCGCCAGCGCACTGTGCCTGCCGTCGGACGCGTGCCTGGACTCCGCCGCGCGGGTGCTGGCGTGCGCCCGGCAGCAGGGGGTGCCCGTGGTGCACACCCGGGTCCGCTACGCCGCCGGCGGCGCCGACGGGGGCGTGTTCTTCCGCAAGGTGCCCGCGCTGCGCGACCTGGTCGGCGACGGACCCATGGGCGAGCTGGTGCCGCAGGTGGCGCCCTCGGACGACGAGCTGGTGGTGGTCAAGCAGTACGCGAGCGCGTTCTTCGGCACCACGCTCGCCTCGACCCTGCACGCCTGGGGCGTCGACACCGTCGTCGTGGTCGGGGTCAGCACCAGCGGCTGCATCCGGGCCAGCGCCGTCGACGCGGTCCAGCACGGCTTCGTGCCGCTGGTGGTGGCCGACGCGGTCGGCGACCGCGAGCCCGGGCCGCACCACGCCAACCTGCACGACCTGTCCACCAAGTACGCCGAGGTGGTCGACGAGGCGACGGCGCTCGCCTACCTCGCCGACCGCCCCGCCCCGGGAGCGCCCGCGTGA
- a CDS encoding hydantoinase B/oxoprolinase family protein, giving the protein MAHLIETNTSPLQQVDVDLVTLDLVENALRNARYEMDEVLFRTALSPGIREQHDEFPLIANRDGKMMVGQFGLSIPDFLDNFDGTIEEGDVLLTSDPYSCGAAISHANDWLVVIPVFFDGRIVGWTSMFGHMSDVGGKTPASMPTDARTIFEEGVVIPPFRLYKKGVLDEDALRIILNQVRKPDWNRADLNGIVAACRTAARRVQELCARFGVDTYSSALDALLERNYRAMKTLLAMVFEEGRTLSFTDYICDDGLGYGPYELRLSLTRTGDKVLLDFTGSSPQAQGPINYYINENLVRMFFGIYMITVADPQILWNDGFYPLVDVEIPDDSFWKPQYPAALNARNHGIGRVFDLFGGLLGQTNPDLLNAAGFSSSPHFMYSGTYGEGDRKGEWFQLYSIGFGGIPGRPIGDGPDGHSLWPSFVNIPCEYLESYYPLRIERWETVTDTGGAGLHRGGNGVDVTYRFLEGGTIAIHDDRWLTYPWGVNGGEPGARGRKWLVRADGTTEVLPSKVHDVPVAPGDLLHFVTWGGGGWGDPLARDPALVGLEVTRGLVSAEGARRYGVVCDESGTVDAPATESLRAELGAGRPSPLPTFDMGPPMETILERALEETGLPAPRPPVPR; this is encoded by the coding sequence GTGGCACACCTCATCGAGACCAACACCTCCCCCCTGCAGCAGGTCGACGTCGACCTGGTCACCCTCGACCTCGTCGAGAACGCCCTGCGCAACGCGCGCTACGAGATGGACGAGGTGCTCTTCCGCACCGCCCTCTCCCCCGGCATCCGCGAGCAGCACGACGAGTTCCCCCTCATCGCCAACCGCGACGGGAAGATGATGGTCGGCCAGTTCGGGCTGTCCATCCCCGACTTCCTCGACAACTTCGACGGCACGATCGAGGAGGGCGACGTCCTGCTCACCTCCGACCCCTACTCGTGCGGGGCCGCGATCAGCCACGCCAACGACTGGCTGGTGGTCATCCCGGTGTTCTTCGACGGCCGCATCGTCGGGTGGACGTCGATGTTCGGCCACATGTCCGACGTCGGGGGCAAGACCCCGGCCTCGATGCCGACCGACGCCCGCACCATCTTCGAGGAGGGCGTCGTCATCCCGCCCTTCCGCCTCTACAAGAAGGGCGTCCTCGACGAGGACGCGCTCCGGATCATCCTCAACCAGGTGCGCAAGCCCGACTGGAACCGCGCCGACCTCAACGGCATCGTGGCGGCCTGCCGCACGGCCGCCCGTCGGGTGCAGGAGCTGTGCGCCCGCTTCGGCGTCGACACCTACAGCTCCGCGCTCGACGCGCTGCTGGAGCGCAACTACCGCGCCATGAAGACGCTGCTGGCGATGGTGTTCGAGGAGGGCCGGACGCTGTCGTTCACCGACTACATCTGCGACGACGGCCTCGGCTACGGCCCCTACGAGCTCCGGCTCAGCCTGACCCGCACCGGCGACAAGGTGCTGCTCGACTTCACCGGCAGCAGCCCGCAGGCCCAGGGCCCGATCAACTACTACATCAACGAGAACCTGGTGCGGATGTTCTTCGGGATCTACATGATCACCGTCGCCGACCCGCAGATCCTCTGGAACGACGGCTTCTACCCACTCGTCGACGTCGAGATCCCCGACGACTCGTTCTGGAAGCCGCAGTACCCCGCCGCCCTCAACGCCCGCAACCACGGCATCGGACGGGTCTTCGACCTCTTCGGCGGCCTGCTCGGGCAGACCAACCCCGACCTGCTCAACGCCGCCGGGTTCTCCTCCTCCCCCCACTTCATGTACTCCGGCACCTACGGCGAGGGCGACCGCAAGGGCGAGTGGTTCCAGCTCTACTCCATCGGCTTCGGCGGCATCCCGGGCCGGCCGATCGGCGACGGCCCGGACGGCCACTCGCTGTGGCCGTCGTTCGTCAACATCCCGTGTGAGTACCTCGAGTCCTACTACCCGCTGCGGATCGAACGCTGGGAGACCGTCACCGACACCGGTGGGGCCGGGCTGCACCGCGGCGGCAACGGCGTCGACGTCACCTACCGCTTCCTCGAGGGCGGCACCATCGCGATCCACGACGACCGGTGGCTGACCTACCCGTGGGGCGTCAACGGCGGCGAGCCCGGCGCGCGTGGGCGCAAGTGGCTCGTGCGCGCCGACGGCACCACCGAGGTGCTGCCCAGCAAGGTCCACGACGTCCCCGTCGCGCCGGGCGACCTGCTGCACTTCGTCACCTGGGGCGGCGGCGGCTGGGGAGACCCGCTCGCCCGCGACCCCGCGCTGGTCGGGCTGGAGGTCACCCGCGGCCTGGTCAGCGCCGAGGGCGCGCGCCGCTACGGCGTGGTGTGCGACGAGTCGGGCACGGTGGACGCCCCCGCCACCGAGTCGCTGCGCGCCGAGCTGGGCGCCGGGCGCCCCAGCCCGCTGCCGACCTTCGACATGGGACCGCCGATGGAGACGATCCTCGAGCGGGCGCTCGAGGAGACCGGGCTGCCCGCCCCGCGTCCCCCGGTCCCCCGGTGA
- a CDS encoding hydantoinase/oxoprolinase family protein has translation MTYRLGVDVGGTFTDILLIDEDSGATFRAKTSSTPEDQSVGVLRGIDQACAAAGIDRGVVGDVFHGTTVATNAILEGKGARVGLVTTHGFRQVLQIGRSFVPGGLAGWIIWPKPEPLAALEDTVEVRGRIASDGSVVTELDEDDVRAQLRRLAGRGIEALSICLINSYANPAHEQRVGEIAAEELPDIAVSLSSEVLPELREYERTITTVANAAVQPHVTRYVANLAGQLQDSGVDGSLSILRSDGGLVSAGVAADNPVNLLLSGPAGGVTGAAWVAAQTGHRDFLTFDMGGTSTDVALVEDLTPRIGRETTVGDLKVRATSVDVRTVGAGGGSVAHVPALTQALRVGPQSAGAAPGPAAYGAGGVEPTVTDANVVLGHLPTALAGGEVTLDPHAARTAVQTIADATGLDSVEAAAAGIIDIVNENMFGALRLVSVQQGYDPRDFALVAFGGAGPLHANALGRLTGSWPVIIPPSPGVLCAYGDATTSLRDESVRTLVRRFGDLTDGALRTILDDLATAARATLSAEGVPDHQLRVTYAADLRYHGQGFEIPVTVDIDGFDGRGGGLEALGKAFDTEHDRLFSFVLDTEHELVTLRATADAPRPDVGAVVLAEGGDDPSVARVQQHRIWSDGAMVDADVYDRSLLRAGNVVVGPAVITEMDSTTLVLRDHAATVHPSGSLLIRPVDQAQEG, from the coding sequence ATGACCTATCGGCTCGGAGTCGACGTGGGCGGCACGTTCACCGACATCCTGCTCATCGACGAGGACTCCGGCGCGACCTTCCGCGCCAAGACCTCCTCCACACCCGAGGACCAGTCGGTGGGCGTGCTGCGCGGCATCGACCAGGCGTGCGCCGCGGCCGGGATCGACCGCGGCGTCGTCGGCGACGTCTTCCACGGCACGACGGTCGCCACCAACGCGATCCTGGAGGGCAAGGGCGCGCGGGTCGGCCTGGTGACCACCCACGGCTTCCGCCAGGTGCTGCAGATCGGACGGTCGTTCGTCCCGGGCGGGCTGGCCGGCTGGATCATCTGGCCCAAGCCCGAGCCCCTCGCGGCCCTCGAGGACACCGTCGAGGTGCGCGGTCGCATCGCGAGCGACGGCAGCGTCGTGACCGAGCTCGACGAGGACGACGTCCGCGCCCAGCTCCGCAGGCTGGCCGGGCGTGGCATCGAGGCGCTGAGCATCTGCCTGATCAACTCCTACGCCAACCCCGCTCACGAGCAGCGGGTGGGCGAGATCGCCGCCGAGGAGCTGCCCGACATCGCCGTGTCGCTGTCGTCGGAGGTGCTGCCCGAGCTGCGGGAGTACGAGCGCACGATCACGACCGTCGCCAACGCGGCCGTGCAGCCGCACGTCACGAGGTACGTCGCCAACCTGGCTGGCCAGCTGCAGGACTCCGGGGTCGACGGCTCGCTGTCGATCCTGCGCAGCGACGGCGGTCTGGTCTCGGCGGGCGTGGCCGCCGACAACCCCGTCAACCTGCTCCTGTCCGGCCCCGCCGGAGGGGTCACCGGCGCCGCCTGGGTGGCCGCGCAGACGGGCCACCGCGACTTCCTCACCTTCGACATGGGCGGCACCTCGACCGACGTGGCCCTGGTCGAGGACCTCACCCCCCGCATCGGCCGCGAGACCACCGTCGGTGACCTCAAGGTGCGCGCGACCTCGGTCGACGTCCGCACGGTGGGGGCCGGCGGCGGCTCCGTCGCCCACGTGCCGGCGCTGACCCAGGCGCTGCGGGTCGGCCCGCAGTCGGCGGGCGCCGCGCCCGGGCCCGCTGCGTACGGCGCCGGGGGCGTCGAGCCCACCGTGACCGACGCCAACGTCGTGCTCGGCCACCTGCCCACCGCGCTCGCGGGCGGCGAGGTCACCCTCGACCCCCACGCCGCCAGGACCGCGGTGCAGACGATCGCCGACGCGACCGGACTGGACTCGGTGGAGGCCGCGGCGGCCGGGATCATCGACATCGTCAACGAGAACATGTTCGGTGCGCTGCGGCTGGTGTCGGTCCAGCAGGGCTACGACCCCCGCGACTTCGCACTCGTCGCCTTCGGCGGCGCGGGCCCGCTGCACGCCAACGCCCTCGGTCGGCTCACCGGCTCCTGGCCCGTGATCATCCCGCCGTCCCCGGGCGTGCTCTGCGCCTACGGCGACGCCACCACCAGCCTGCGCGACGAGTCGGTCCGCACCCTGGTCCGCCGCTTCGGCGACCTCACCGACGGCGCCCTGCGCACCATCCTCGACGACCTCGCCACCGCGGCCCGGGCGACGCTGAGCGCCGAGGGCGTCCCTGACCACCAGCTGCGGGTCACCTACGCGGCCGACCTGCGCTACCACGGGCAGGGCTTCGAGATCCCCGTCACCGTCGACATCGACGGCTTCGACGGCCGCGGGGGTGGGCTCGAGGCGCTCGGCAAGGCGTTCGACACCGAGCACGACCGGCTCTTCTCCTTCGTGCTCGACACCGAGCACGAGCTGGTCACCCTCAGGGCCACCGCGGACGCCCCCCGCCCCGACGTCGGCGCCGTCGTGCTGGCCGAGGGCGGCGACGACCCCTCGGTGGCGCGGGTGCAGCAGCACCGGATCTGGTCGGACGGCGCGATGGTCGATGCCGACGTCTACGACCGCTCGCTGCTGCGGGCCGGCAACGTCGTCGTCGGCCCCGCGGTGATCACCGAGATGGACTCCACCACCCTCGTGCTGCGCGACCACGCCGCCACCGTGCATCCCAGTGGCAGCCTCCTCATCCGACCCGTCGACCAGGCCCAGGAGGGCTGA